The proteins below come from a single Octopus sinensis linkage group LG10, ASM634580v1, whole genome shotgun sequence genomic window:
- the LOC115216195 gene encoding tyrosine-protein phosphatase non-receptor type 14-like produces MKSVDIDTKDGMKVIVFAFDRVCFETMVFPHTVGHECMAFAIHQLGITDARYFGFRHVTNDVRVEWIDLNKPLGTQLDKHCSQHCFYFGVMYYISRAYNIKDEAALYQYFRQLHVDYLYSQYDCLLERAIKLASFYLRVILGPYDPKTHTVTTVGRHLLFPASIRRDEKIATAAQEKAFQNYQTLHISSTTSMVFYIIEFESATYYGLECHPAILSESREAVHLITSYNGIMVKYLRSPDAFLLKWSDIAAVTRSQKSSIIIQQLSRSIQLELADKKRAKYFFQMAFLLMHFYQDNPEFCDRSTKEPAKPDGYESYSLLLSSSQSETLRSVLRYQQSLTSIPDNVRSSPKSLYEATETAQYLLAQPSRPEQTALGATEAITSPSKPLTSVSAAEIRLDEELFLTGSKDIKYEAKKLNKSSQTQSFYISMINERFQKYTETSPMHLLSQTLKNILQYLDAIEKAEGETQADIKSKQSTEKHFSDSQPLKESGIPYRYPPKYPFPKTKSKDTDIDPAKPITVGQILKRVQDIQVRDKSTESVSPAKLEKSKESKVSETQTMLPSRKYTYLNHR; encoded by the coding sequence ATGAAATCGGTTGATATAGATACTAAAGATGGAATGAAGGTTATTGTGTTCGCGTTCGATAGAGTTTGTTTTGAAACTATGGTATTCCCTCATACTGTCGGTCATGAGTGCATGGCTTTTGCTATCCACCAACTTGGAATAACAGATGCAAGATATTTTGGTTTCCGTCACGTCACTAATGACGTGAGAGTTGAATGGATTGATTTGAACAAGCCTTTGGGGACCCAACTCGACAAACATTGTAGtcaacattgtttttattttggagTGATGTACTATATATCGCGTGCTTATAACATTAAGGATGAGGCTGCCCTGTATCAGTATTTCAGGCAACTTCATGTTGATTATTTATATAGTCAGTATGATTGTTTACTTGAAAGGGCTATCAAACTGGCTTCGTTTTACCTTCGAGTGATTCTAGGTCCATACGATCCCAAAACGCATACTGTTACGACAGTGGGCCGCCACCTTCTTTTTCCTGCTAGCATACGGAGGGACGAGAAAATTGCTACAGCTGCTCAAGAAAAAGCTTTTCAGAATTACCAAACCCTTCATATATCTTCTACAACTAGTatggttttttatataattgaattCGAGTCTGCGACGTACTACGGCCTAGAGTGTCACCCTGCCATACTTTCCGAGAGTCGTGAGGCGGTGCATCTAATAACGTCCTACAACGGTATCATGGTGAAATATTTAAGGTCCCCTGATGCTTTTCTCCTCAAGTGGTCAGATATTGCCGCAGTCACACGTTCTCAAAAGTCTAGTATAATTATCCAACAGTTATCTCGCTCCATACAACTAGAACTGGCTGATAAGAAGAGAGCAAAATATTTCTTCCAAATGGCTTTCCTTTTGATGCATTTTTATCAAGATAATCCAGAGTTCTGCGACAGATCGACAAAGGAACCTGCCAAGCCTGACGGCTACGAATCTTACTCGTTGCTGCTGTCAAGTTCTCAGTCGGAGACTCTGAGATCTGTTCTTCGTTACCAGCAGTCGCTGACTTCTATTCCTGATAACGTTCGATCGTCTCCCAAATCTCTTTATGAAGCTACTGAAACTGCGCAATACCTCCTCGCTCAACCGTCACGTCCAGAACAAACTGCTCTAGGTGCAACAGAAGCAATTACTAGTCCATCGAAACCCTTAACGAGCGTCAGCGCTGCTGAGATACGTCTTGATGAAGAATTATTCCTGACTGGTTCCAAGGATATAAAATATGAAGCGAAGAAACTTAACAAAAGTAGTCAAACGCAATCTTTTTACATATCTATGATTAATGAACGATTCCAGAAGTATACCGAAACCAGTCCGATGCATTTACTTtctcaaactttaaaaaatattctgcAGTATCTAGATGCAATAGAAAAGGCTGAAGGTGAAACCCAAGCGGATATTAAATCTAAACAAAGTACGGAAAAACATTTCTCCGATTCGCAACCATTGAAAGAAAGTGGCATTCCTTATAGATATCCACCCAAATATCCATTTCCAAAAACCAAGTCGAAGGATACGGACATAGATCCTGCGAAACCTATTACCGTAGGGCAAATTTTGAAGAGAGTTCAAGACATTCAAGTACGAGATAAAAGCACTGAGTCCGTTTCACCCGCTAAATTGGAGAAAAGTAAGGAGTCGAAAGTTTCTGAAACTCAAACCATGTTGCCTAGTAGGAAGTACACATATCTGAACCACCGGTAA
- the LOC115216608 gene encoding tyrosine-protein phosphatase non-receptor type 14-like, which yields MVASGAFKDIRSRDKYENLQRKLNEGEVFTEFRSTGVKSQMPCSVGCHVDNLSRNRYQSIVPYDENRVQLSGRPDNMLGYINASSIKWRRGLHKLSFIAAQAPLKNTVEDFWQMIWEQKVSIIIMLNARDDEDKLLCCQYWPQEWNLDQKFQSGPFTVTFHTYRRTPEYFLDVLTITNASGEQQLISNLYFTQWSGDDCPCDLSIFVSILEEIDSVQNLMRTKDPVQAPIAVLCHDGVGRTGVLIMSYIMKYCLKHDIEMNISHLLGFLRSNRMFMVTSLKQYISVHEALIYFLKGLFAPSKSYLVGPFRI from the coding sequence ATGGTGGCTTCAGGTGCATTTAAAGACATTCGAAGTAGAGATAAATATGAAAATCTGCAACGTAAATTAAATGAGGGCGAGGTTTTCACCGAGTTTCGCTCAACTGGCGTAAAAAGTCAAATGCCTTGTTCTGTTGGTTGTCATGTAGATAACCTTTCTCGAAATCGCTATCAATCTATTGTACCTTATGACGAAAATCGTGTACAACTGTCTGGAAGACCTGACAATATGCTTGGTTATATAAATGCGTCTAGTATAAAATGGAGACGCGGTCTGCATAAATTGAGCTTCATTGCAGCTCAAGCGCCGCTAAAAAATACTGTCGAAGATTTTTGGCAAATGATTTGGGAACAAAAGGTTTCTATAATAATTATGCTGAATGCCAGGGATGACGAGGATAAACTTTTGTGTTGTCAGTACTGGCCTCAAGAATGGAATCTTGATCAAAAATTTCAGAGTGGACCGTTTACAGTTACTTTCCATACGTATAGGAGAACTCCCGAGTACTTTTTAGATGTTCTGACAATCACCAATGCTTCTGGTGAGCAACAGCTAATAAGTAATCTTTATTTCACTCAATGGTCAGGAGATGACTGTCCGTGTGATTTATCAATTTTTGTCAGCATTTTGGAAGAGATTGACTCTGTACAAAATCTTATGCGCACTAAAGATCCCGTCCAAGCTCCTATCGCTGTCCTGTGTCATGATGGAGTTGGTCGTACCGGTGTCCTAATAATGtcttatattatgaaatattgtcTAAAGCATgacattgaaatgaatatatcaCACTTGCTTGGCTTCCTCCGCTCCAATAGAATGTTTATGGTTACTTcactaaaacaatatatttccGTTCATGAAGCTTTGATTTATTTCCTGAAAGGCTTATTTGCTCCTTCAAAATCGTATCTCGTTGGTCCATTTAGGATCTAG